From uncultured Desulfobacter sp.:
CAACACCATGCTGGTCATCTCCCGGGCCGAGGCCGGGGAGGCTGATTTTGAGTGTGCGCCAGTGGATTTAAGTGCCATGATCATTGACGCCTGGGATCTGTTTGTGCCCCTGGCCGAAGATAAGCAGATTACCTTTACCCAGAAGGTGGATAAGACGTTGTGGATACAGGGGGATGCCGGCATGCTCCAGCGTGCCATTGCCAATCTGATTGATAATGCCATCAAATACACCCCTGAAAAAGGCCACGTCCATTTGACGTTGCAGGCTTGCGGCAAAGAACTGGTGGAAATTCAGATCCAAGATTCCGGGCCCGGTATTGATCCGCAAAACCGTCAAAAGATCTTTGAACGGTTTTTCCGGGAGGAATCTTCCCGGACAACGCCGGGTACAGGGCTTGGTTTAAGTCTTGCCAAAACGATTATAGAACAGCACGCGGGCTCAATTTCAGCACAACCCTGTGAAAATGGGGGAAGTCTTTTTATCGTAACATTACCGCATCGTAATTTTGAGATCATTTAAAAATTATCTTTGTGTTTTATTCTTTGTATGCGTTCATAAAGCAAGCGTTTGAAATACATTAATGATATAGTTTTTAAAGGAGGTATAAAAATGAGACCTGTGGATAAAAAAATTACAATTTTCACTGCATGTCTGATGCTTTTTGGCCTTTTGGCGTTTCCTGCTCTGTCAGGTGCGCAACCCCGGATGATTCCGGCAAATTTTTCACAACTGGCGCAACAAGCCAAGCCTGGTGTGGTTAATATCCAGACCGTAAAGACAATTAAGGGCGGTGGCCGGGTTTTTCGGCATTTTTTCGGGTCCCCGTTCGGCAACCAGCCGGGGATAGAGGAATTTTTCAGTCCCTTTAGGAGTATGCCGAGAAATCGTACAGAAAGCAGCCTTGGTTCAGGCTTTATTATTGATAAGGCAGGATACATTGTAACCAATAACCATGTGATTAAAGATGCGGATCAGGTTAAGGTGATCCTTCATGATGACCAGGAATATGATGCCCGGATCATCGGCGCTGATCCTGTAACAGACCTTGCATTGATAAAGATTGATGCAAAGGGGCTTAAACCGTTGAAATTCGGATCCTCCAAAAATGCCCCGGTCGGTTCCTGGGTTGTGGCTATTGGTTCTCCCTTTGGTCTTGAGCAGACGGTGACCGCCGGCATTGTTTCAGCCAAAGGCAGGATCATCGGCTCTGGTCCTTATGATGATTTTATCCAGACCGATGCATCCATTAATCCGGGTAATTCCGGCGGACCGTTGCTGAATATGGACGGTGAAGTCGTCGGTATCAACACCGCCATTATTAAATCCGGCCAGGGCATTGGTTTTGCCATCCCTTCGGATCTTGCTACCAGTGTCATTGATCAGCTTAAGGATTCCAAGCGCGTATCCAGGGGGTGGTTGGGCGTCTCCATTCAGGATGTAAGCCAGGAGATGAGTGAATACTATACTTTGGATCCGGATCAAGGTGTTTACGTGGCAAAAGCTTATGAGGATAATCCTGCCTATGAGGCCGGCATCCGCCAGGGAGACATCATCATTAGTGTTGAGGGTGAAAAAATTAGCTCATCCAGAGACCTGACCCTGACCATTGCCAATTTAAAGGTCGGCTCCAAGGTCGATATTGAGGTGATTCGCCAGGGAAAAAATAAAACGTTTACGGTTAAACTTGGTGAACGTCCGGATAGCTCAGAAGGTTTTCAGTCCGGAGAAGAACTTAATAACTTTGATGAGTTAGGCTTTATGTTTAAAACGTTGGATAAGGATTTAGCCGAGCAGCTTGGCTATCCTTTATCCATTAAAGGGCTTGTGGTGACCCGGATTAATCCGGGGTCCCAGGCAGCAATGGCCGGCGTGAGAGTTGGGGATCTGCTGGTTGAAATAAACCATAAAAAAATTACCGGCATACGTGACTATACCCGGGCAATGCGTAAGATAGATAAAGGACAGACCGCTCATATGCTCTTTAGACGGGGTAATTCCCAGATATTTGTGGTCCGGTTTGAAAAATAGAAAGGAGAATATTTATGTTAACCGTTTACGGGGCCGAATGGTGTATCCATTGCACGCAGACCGTTTCTTATCTGGAGCAGAAAAATATTGATTTCAAGTATGTTGATATTGAATCGGCACCCGATGACGTGGTGCAGCAGGTTATTAAGGTTAACGGCGGTGATGACTGGGTGATTCCCACGCTTGAAAACGACGGGAAATGGCGGCCAGGAAAGGAGTTCAACCGTGGTGAGATCGACAGTGACCTGAAGGCGCTTGGTCTCAAACTGGACTGATGGTGACGGTTTTGAGGCTTTAAACCTTAAAGATTACCATTTGATAATGCTGGTGTCATGTTCAGGTCAGGTTCAAGTGCTAAATTATTATTCAACGCTGGATAAATTGCTGTTGCGACAAATATGTTGAAAACCGTTATTAATAAATCATAACCAGCGCAAAATCTCCCTCCTTTTTTAAAACGGGCTGCCTTTTTCAGGGCAGCCCGTTTTGCTGTATTGCAGATTCTGGTCACGGTTAGGAGACTTGAAAAATATTTTTCTTTTTTTTCCTTCGAAGCCTGAATACAAGTATTATAAAATCATTATAATATGGTCAACAATATCAAATAATAAAGATTTGGAAATCACCTGGAGATCGAAGAGTCTAGGCTAATAAAAAAAGCCACTGTAAAAACAGTGGCTTGATTTTTTAGTTTGGTGGAGCTGAGGGGGATCGAACCCCTGACCTCATGGCTGCCAGCCATGCGCTCTCCCAGCTGAGCTACAGCCCCACAAAAGAGTGGGTAGATGTATAATAGAAACAGCATGGCGTGTCAATATAAAAAATGTTTTTTTGATGGATTTAAATTGCAGGCATAGAATAGTTATTGACACAAGTTGGTGTGAAACGATAGTATTTCATACTTTTTTATATGAAAGTCTCAATTGAGTTGTTAAGTTATTTTGATGGTTTGTTGTGGGTTGGGGTTGATACAAGAGGCCAGCCCATGGCTGTTGGTGTGAAAGTTCCAATAAACTGAACAGGGTCAAGGAGTTATACAGGAATGCTGCGCTACCTTCGGGAAAATACGGGAAATTGGATCATAAAGTTTTTTTTGGGCATCATTGTTATTGTGTTTGTATTTTTAGGTGTTGGTAGTATGAACGCCGACAAGCACAATCGGGTCGCCACAGTTAATGATCATACCATCACTTTTTCGGAATACCGTGATGCCTATCAGCGTATGATCCAGCGTCTTCAGCAACAGTTCGGCACCTCTTTAGATGATAATTTGATAAAGTCGCTGAATGTTAAGCAGCTTGCCGTGAACAGCCTGATTGACCAAAAGATTTTGGAAATTGAAGCTCAAAAGTTAAAAATTGTTGTATCTGACGAAGAACTTAAACAGGATCTGCTGTCAGTCAAGGCATTTCAGAAAGACGGCGCCTTTAATATGGATCTGTACAAGCGGGTGCTTGGGCAGAACGCCATGACCCCTGAAACCTTTGAAGCGATGCA
This genomic window contains:
- a CDS encoding Do family serine endopeptidase, with product MRPVDKKITIFTACLMLFGLLAFPALSGAQPRMIPANFSQLAQQAKPGVVNIQTVKTIKGGGRVFRHFFGSPFGNQPGIEEFFSPFRSMPRNRTESSLGSGFIIDKAGYIVTNNHVIKDADQVKVILHDDQEYDARIIGADPVTDLALIKIDAKGLKPLKFGSSKNAPVGSWVVAIGSPFGLEQTVTAGIVSAKGRIIGSGPYDDFIQTDASINPGNSGGPLLNMDGEVVGINTAIIKSGQGIGFAIPSDLATSVIDQLKDSKRVSRGWLGVSIQDVSQEMSEYYTLDPDQGVYVAKAYEDNPAYEAGIRQGDIIISVEGEKISSSRDLTLTIANLKVGSKVDIEVIRQGKNKTFTVKLGERPDSSEGFQSGEELNNFDELGFMFKTLDKDLAEQLGYPLSIKGLVVTRINPGSQAAMAGVRVGDLLVEINHKKITGIRDYTRAMRKIDKGQTAHMLFRRGNSQIFVVRFEK
- a CDS encoding glutaredoxin family protein; amino-acid sequence: MLTVYGAEWCIHCTQTVSYLEQKNIDFKYVDIESAPDDVVQQVIKVNGGDDWVIPTLENDGKWRPGKEFNRGEIDSDLKALGLKLD